The proteins below come from a single bacterium genomic window:
- a CDS encoding thioredoxin family protein, with amino-acid sequence MSLPIADGLLVVVKDDCETCHLVVPVLAELAGREDGVVIVSQDQARFPEGFEVVHDGELDISWRLDTETTPTVYRIEDGEVADEQAGWYRSGWERVTGATGLGAGLPEQRPGCGSDTMLPDNYQRLLRRHSPYPMLSQRIELGTAEDPVEAAFARGWTDGLPVVPPTEERVARMLEGTDLPPAQVLCTLPPDLAECTVEKVAINAVMAGCRPEYLPVVLAAVKAAAGRGFNIHGVSATTYFSGPVLIVNGPVRRQIGMNPGVNVLGQGNRANLTIGRALNLVVRNVGGARPGGVDQATFGSPSKLAFCFPEDEEGSPWESLAVERGFSPEESTVTLFAAHGPLEVVDQKSRTPESLARTLALQLRMVAHPKLAGMSEAIVVVSPEHARLFRRAGWTKVRLGEEIHSLLTLPTSEMVAGAGGAAEGMPPWLADRREEIPKFGPEGLWFVHAGGDAGGFSAIISGWVGGRAGSEITTVAIDH; translated from the coding sequence ATGAGCCTGCCCATCGCTGACGGATTGCTGGTGGTGGTCAAGGATGACTGCGAGACCTGCCATCTGGTGGTACCCGTGCTGGCTGAACTCGCCGGGCGGGAGGACGGCGTGGTGATCGTCTCCCAGGATCAAGCCCGCTTTCCCGAGGGTTTCGAGGTGGTCCACGACGGGGAGTTGGACATCTCGTGGCGTCTCGATACCGAGACGACCCCCACCGTGTACCGGATAGAGGACGGTGAGGTGGCCGACGAGCAGGCCGGGTGGTACCGCTCCGGATGGGAACGCGTGACCGGAGCGACCGGCCTGGGGGCCGGACTTCCGGAACAGCGGCCTGGATGCGGCTCGGACACGATGCTGCCCGACAACTACCAGAGGCTTCTCCGGCGCCATTCGCCCTATCCCATGTTGTCGCAGCGCATCGAACTCGGGACTGCCGAGGATCCCGTGGAGGCCGCCTTCGCCCGGGGATGGACGGACGGCCTTCCGGTCGTTCCTCCGACCGAAGAGCGGGTGGCGCGGATGCTGGAGGGCACCGATCTTCCTCCCGCCCAGGTGCTATGCACCCTCCCACCCGATCTGGCCGAGTGCACGGTGGAGAAGGTGGCTATCAACGCGGTGATGGCCGGCTGCCGGCCCGAATACCTGCCGGTGGTGCTGGCCGCGGTGAAGGCGGCGGCCGGGCGCGGTTTCAACATCCACGGGGTGTCGGCCACCACCTATTTCTCAGGGCCGGTGCTGATCGTCAACGGGCCGGTGCGGAGGCAGATCGGGATGAACCCGGGAGTCAACGTGCTCGGCCAGGGCAACCGGGCCAACCTCACCATCGGGCGGGCTCTCAACCTGGTGGTCCGCAACGTCGGCGGCGCCCGTCCCGGTGGAGTCGATCAGGCGACCTTCGGCAGCCCGAGCAAGCTCGCGTTCTGTTTCCCGGAGGACGAGGAAGGCTCTCCCTGGGAGTCTCTGGCGGTCGAACGGGGCTTCTCGCCCGAGGAGTCCACGGTTACGCTCTTCGCCGCCCACGGACCGCTCGAGGTGGTCGACCAGAAGTCCCGCACTCCCGAGTCGCTCGCCAGGACCCTGGCGCTGCAGCTGCGGATGGTCGCGCACCCGAAGCTGGCGGGAATGTCCGAAGCGATCGTCGTAGTCTCCCCCGAACATGCCCGGCTCTTTCGGCGGGCGGGTTGGACGAAGGTCCGTCTGGGCGAGGAGATCCACTCGCTGCTCACGCTCCCGACCTCGGAGATGGTGGCCGGGGCGGGCGGGGCAGCCGAGGGCATGCCGCCCTGGCTGGCGGACCGGCGGGAGGAGATTCCGAAGTTCGGCCCCGAAGGTCTGTGGTTCGTCCATGCGGGCGGGGACGCGGGAGGATTCTCGGCGATAATCTCGGGCTGGGTCGGTGGCAGGGCCGGCTCGGAGATAACCACCGTGGCGATCGACCATTAG
- a CDS encoding amino acid ABC transporter substrate-binding protein: MKRVVALLGVLALTLVACTGDEATTTPAETAATSAGEVATTVAEVTVATPPTGGTLARVQNRGALRCGVGDSAIGFAEPQEDGSYNGFDADFCRAVAAAIFGDADAVEFVGTTSAERFTVLAAGGVDVLFRTTTWTQSRDTELGGDFGPTTFYDGQRIMGKAELGFTDASTVADVDGARVCANAGTTTEKNITEGARVAGAEIELVTTEGTPEAMELFRGGSCDLITSDGSRLFGERFSAVANGEISEGEWIIFPRSPISKEPLGPMYRQNDSQWADIINWTVYALVIADEKGITSANIDEMVADPPDPEAGRLLGVGEDELQTKMGLPADAFAQAIRAVGNYDEIHVRNLGPLGITRAGSINARWTEGGLIYAPPAR; encoded by the coding sequence ATGAAGCGAGTCGTTGCGCTGCTTGGTGTGCTGGCCCTGACGCTCGTCGCTTGCACAGGCGACGAAGCAACTACGACACCGGCGGAGACCGCCGCCACGTCCGCGGGAGAGGTGGCGACAACGGTCGCGGAGGTGACCGTGGCAACACCGCCCACCGGAGGCACCCTGGCCCGGGTTCAGAACCGCGGCGCCTTGCGTTGCGGGGTTGGCGACAGCGCGATCGGTTTCGCGGAGCCCCAAGAGGACGGCTCGTACAACGGCTTTGACGCCGACTTCTGCCGTGCGGTAGCCGCCGCGATATTCGGCGACGCCGACGCCGTGGAGTTCGTCGGCACCACCTCCGCCGAGCGGTTCACCGTGCTGGCCGCCGGCGGGGTCGACGTGCTGTTCCGTACCACCACCTGGACCCAGAGCAGGGACACGGAACTGGGCGGCGACTTCGGCCCCACCACCTTTTACGACGGCCAGCGGATCATGGGCAAGGCCGAACTCGGGTTCACCGATGCATCGACGGTGGCTGACGTGGACGGCGCCCGGGTCTGCGCCAACGCCGGTACGACAACCGAGAAGAACATCACCGAAGGCGCCCGGGTTGCCGGCGCCGAGATCGAGCTGGTGACCACCGAAGGAACTCCCGAGGCGATGGAACTGTTCCGCGGAGGTTCGTGCGACCTCATCACCTCTGACGGGTCACGGCTGTTCGGTGAGCGCTTCTCGGCCGTAGCGAACGGGGAGATCAGCGAGGGCGAATGGATCATCTTCCCGAGATCCCCGATCTCGAAGGAACCCCTCGGTCCCATGTACCGCCAGAACGACAGCCAGTGGGCGGACATCATCAACTGGACGGTGTACGCGCTGGTGATCGCCGACGAGAAGGGCATCACCTCCGCCAACATCGACGAGATGGTGGCCGACCCGCCCGATCCGGAGGCGGGCCGCCTGCTCGGCGTGGGCGAGGACGAGCTGCAGACCAAGATGGGTCTTCCGGCCGACGCCTTCGCGCAGGCCATCCGCGCGGTGGGCAACTACGACGAGATCCATGTGCGGAACCTGGGGCCTCTGGGCATCACCCGAGCCGGTTCGATCAATGCCCGGTGGACCGAGGGCGGCCTGATCTACGCACCGCCCGCCCGCTGA
- a CDS encoding acyl carrier protein, with the protein MGNTEARLINLVNSNIEVDGQALDIPSDPKVSLVNAGVSSMDIIALAKLVSREFNVEFTVEECVSLRTLKEVVDFLDSKAASATSS; encoded by the coding sequence ATGGGTAATACCGAAGCACGGCTTATAAATCTCGTCAACAGCAACATCGAGGTAGACGGCCAAGCCCTTGACATTCCGAGTGACCCGAAAGTCAGCCTTGTGAACGCCGGCGTATCGTCGATGGACATCATTGCTCTGGCCAAGCTTGTCTCCCGGGAGTTCAACGTCGAGTTCACCGTTGAGGAGTGTGTCTCGCTCAGGACGCTGAAAGAGGTCGTTGACTTCCTCGACAGCAAGGCGGCCTCGGCCACAAGTTCGTAG
- a CDS encoding methyltransferase domain-containing protein: MVSTFAQRTAEECAAFLLPHLRAGTVVLDMGSGPGTITAGLARRAGRVIGLDASEEMVEAGRSLVTDQGIDNATFRLGSAYDLPWGDGYFDVVYSHQLLQHLAEPVRALREARRVLKPGGLLAVREADYGTMVHSPIDPTLTRWRELYHQVTSANGGEADAGRFLLSWVMRAGFADPVVTTRTTTYATPDERIAWGGLWEVRIVESDFAEHATRNGLATRSELVEISAAFRRWTGRPDAFWAFLHAEVLAVNP; this comes from the coding sequence ATCGTCAGCACCTTTGCGCAGCGCACGGCCGAGGAGTGCGCCGCATTCCTGCTGCCCCACCTGCGTGCCGGGACAGTGGTGCTCGACATGGGTTCGGGGCCGGGGACGATAACCGCCGGGCTGGCTCGACGGGCAGGGCGCGTGATCGGCTTGGACGCCTCCGAGGAGATGGTGGAGGCGGGTCGCAGCCTGGTGACGGACCAAGGGATCGACAACGCCACCTTCCGGCTCGGTTCGGCCTATGACCTTCCCTGGGGGGACGGCTACTTCGACGTGGTCTACTCCCACCAGCTGCTCCAGCATCTGGCCGAACCCGTCCGGGCCCTGCGAGAGGCCCGGAGGGTCCTCAAGCCCGGAGGCCTGCTTGCGGTACGCGAGGCCGACTACGGGACGATGGTCCACTCCCCCATAGATCCGACTCTCACACGGTGGCGCGAGCTGTATCACCAGGTGACCTCGGCCAACGGGGGCGAGGCCGACGCCGGGCGCTTCCTGCTGTCCTGGGTCATGAGGGCGGGGTTCGCCGATCCTGTCGTCACGACGCGGACCACGACCTACGCCACGCCTGACGAGCGCATCGCCTGGGGCGGTCTCTGGGAGGTGCGGATCGTCGAGAGCGACTTCGCCGAACACGCAACCAGGAACGGGTTGGCGACCCGCTCCGAACTGGTCGAGATATCCGCCGCCTTCCGGCGCTGGACCGGCCGACCGGACGCCTTCTGGGCCTTCCTCCACGCGGAAGTGCTGGCGGTCAACCCGTGA
- a CDS encoding polysaccharide deacetylase family protein yields the protein MDPKWPGGKAVAAFFSFDLDGESWLLSVDRRNADLPITMSQAAYGPKVGVYRILDVLAELEVPSTFFVPTWVAERYPGAVEAILSGGHELGLHGHMHERPDLLSEEEEIEVVELSIRILTEMSGRAPIGHRAPVAEISPATNRILAERGVEYTSNYMDSVIPYFHDIDGLSLLELPMHWAADDWGFAMVSPNAYPAPHVNPVTTNDHVVSVWSCELEGIREVGGLFTLVNHPQVTGRPYRIDTLRRTITLAHEMDAWIANGEEINAHWRSLPAPGQ from the coding sequence ATGGACCCGAAATGGCCCGGTGGCAAGGCTGTGGCCGCCTTCTTCTCGTTCGACCTCGACGGCGAGTCGTGGCTGCTCTCCGTTGACCGGCGCAACGCCGACCTCCCGATCACCATGTCACAGGCCGCGTACGGCCCCAAGGTCGGCGTCTACCGCATCCTCGACGTCCTGGCCGAACTCGAAGTCCCGTCCACCTTCTTCGTACCCACGTGGGTGGCCGAGCGCTATCCGGGTGCGGTTGAAGCGATCCTCTCAGGTGGACACGAACTCGGCTTGCACGGCCACATGCACGAGCGTCCGGACCTCCTGTCCGAGGAGGAGGAGATCGAGGTAGTGGAACTCAGCATCCGGATCCTCACGGAGATGTCGGGCCGAGCGCCCATCGGCCACCGCGCGCCGGTGGCCGAGATCAGCCCGGCAACCAACCGCATCCTCGCCGAGAGGGGCGTCGAGTACACGTCGAACTACATGGACTCGGTCATTCCGTACTTCCACGACATCGACGGCCTCTCGCTTCTCGAACTTCCGATGCACTGGGCAGCCGACGACTGGGGATTCGCGATGGTCTCACCCAATGCCTACCCCGCACCGCACGTCAATCCGGTCACGACCAATGACCACGTCGTTTCCGTGTGGTCGTGCGAACTCGAAGGGATCCGGGAGGTAGGTGGGCTGTTCACCCTCGTCAACCACCCCCAGGTCACAGGCCGTCCATACCGGATCGACACGTTGCGGCGGACCATCACGCTCGCCCACGAGATGGACGCATGGATCGCAAACGGGGAGGAGATCAACGCTCATTGGAGGTCACTGCCAGCACCGGGGCAATAG
- a CDS encoding SLC13 family permease, with the protein MTVEGILVVVILVGIVALFISEKYPLDIVAMLGLGVLLVLGLVTLQEGFSGFSNPATLTVACMFVLGAGVQKTGATAAVGRLMVRFSRNHYTALVVIMVTITIMSAFVNNTAAVAVFIPLVTLLANRRRLSASKLLIPLSYASQFGGVCTLIGTSTNLLVSSISEQAGYGSFRMFEFTRMGLILFVAGVAYFLIFGRWLLPDRQVKELADAYHLGEYVTELRVRHNSPLVGRSVLDSKLGEDHDITVLRVLDAGEEGWAPLRRVIQPEDVLLVHCSLPDLIRLRGTMGLRIDADFTLRDETLQTEDLRLVQVLVAPDSELIGRTLKDLDFRSRYRALVLAMQRKGETINDKLRSIKLDVGDSLLVQAQEAAIRDMRDSSDFIVLNEVPGSVLRRKAPLAIGILVAVVGLAAFDVLPILAAALLGCVALVMTRILRPEEVYHAINWQVIFLLAGVLPLGIAMNTSGVAGVMAEFAVGLVGDMGPVAVLAAIYLLAALMTETMSNAAAAVLLAPIAISTAEQIGVDPQPLLMAITFAASTGFSTPVGYQTNTMIYNPGGYKYTDFLRAGMPLNILFWILSVIFIPRLWAF; encoded by the coding sequence ATGACCGTCGAGGGCATCTTGGTGGTGGTGATTCTCGTCGGGATCGTGGCGCTGTTCATCTCCGAGAAGTACCCCCTGGACATCGTGGCCATGCTGGGCCTGGGAGTGCTGCTGGTGCTCGGTCTGGTGACGCTCCAGGAGGGCTTCTCCGGCTTCAGCAACCCGGCGACCCTGACCGTGGCCTGCATGTTCGTCCTGGGCGCCGGGGTGCAGAAGACGGGCGCAACCGCAGCGGTGGGACGGCTGATGGTGCGGTTCAGCCGGAACCACTACACGGCTCTGGTGGTCATCATGGTGACGATCACCATCATGTCGGCCTTCGTGAACAACACGGCTGCGGTGGCGGTGTTCATACCCCTGGTGACCCTCCTCGCCAACCGCCGGCGGCTGTCGGCGTCCAAGCTCCTGATACCCCTCTCCTACGCCTCCCAGTTCGGCGGGGTGTGCACCCTGATCGGCACCTCCACCAATCTCCTGGTCAGCTCGATCTCCGAGCAGGCCGGATACGGGTCGTTCAGGATGTTCGAGTTCACCCGGATGGGGCTCATCCTCTTCGTGGCGGGAGTTGCCTACTTCCTGATCTTCGGACGGTGGCTGTTGCCCGACCGCCAGGTGAAGGAGCTGGCGGACGCGTATCACCTGGGCGAGTACGTGACAGAGTTGAGGGTCCGGCACAATTCCCCGCTGGTGGGCCGCTCGGTGCTCGACAGCAAGCTGGGCGAGGACCACGACATAACGGTCTTGCGGGTCCTCGATGCGGGCGAGGAAGGATGGGCTCCCCTTCGCCGGGTCATCCAGCCCGAGGACGTGCTGCTCGTGCACTGTTCCCTGCCGGACCTGATCCGCCTCCGCGGCACGATGGGGCTGCGGATAGACGCTGACTTCACGTTGCGCGACGAGACCCTCCAGACCGAGGACCTGCGCCTCGTCCAAGTCCTGGTGGCGCCTGATTCGGAGCTGATAGGGCGCACACTCAAGGACTTGGACTTCCGGAGCCGCTACCGGGCGCTGGTGCTGGCGATGCAGCGCAAGGGCGAGACCATCAACGACAAGCTCAGATCGATCAAGCTCGACGTGGGCGACTCCTTGCTGGTACAGGCGCAGGAAGCGGCGATCCGGGACATGCGCGACAGCAGCGACTTCATCGTCCTCAACGAAGTACCCGGCTCGGTCCTGCGTCGTAAGGCCCCGCTGGCCATCGGGATACTGGTGGCGGTCGTGGGTCTGGCCGCCTTCGATGTCCTGCCGATCCTGGCCGCCGCCCTGCTCGGCTGCGTCGCCCTGGTGATGACCCGCATTCTCCGCCCGGAGGAGGTCTACCACGCCATCAACTGGCAGGTCATCTTCCTTCTGGCCGGGGTGCTCCCCTTGGGAATCGCCATGAACACCAGCGGAGTCGCCGGCGTCATGGCCGAGTTCGCAGTCGGATTGGTGGGTGACATGGGACCGGTGGCCGTCCTTGCGGCCATCTACCTGCTGGCTGCCCTCATGACCGAGACGATGAGCAACGCCGCGGCGGCGGTGCTACTTGCTCCGATCGCCATCTCCACCGCGGAGCAGATCGGAGTGGATCCCCAGCCGTTGCTGATGGCCATCACGTTTGCCGCCTCCACCGGGTTCTCCACGCCGGTCGGCTACCAGACCAACACCATGATCTACAACCCAGGGGGGTACAAGTACACCGACTTCCTGCGCGCCGGGATGCCGCTCAACATTCTCTTCTGGATCCTGTCCGTCATCTTCATCCCCCGCCTCTGGGCGTTCTGA
- a CDS encoding DUF433 domain-containing protein, which produces MTIDYARFVDPLYTITEAADIVKVPPTTLTTWARGYVRRPPGRPEVRGSPIITSVGEPRRNQPLIPFVGLTEATVLAAVRGSGVPMQRIRPALKKLQEGLGLRHALAHKRLYTDGAELLYDFSERHPDEEAGRAARRLVVIRNRQCVFTEAIEEYLQGFQYSEDGYVELFRVPAYRHAQVVVDPTRSSGAPIFVTGGYRVEDLVGRFLAGESVAELREEFGIPTDQIEDAVRVASRRAA; this is translated from the coding sequence ATGACCATCGATTACGCCAGGTTCGTCGACCCGCTTTACACCATTACCGAGGCGGCCGACATCGTGAAGGTTCCTCCTACCACGCTGACCACATGGGCGCGAGGCTACGTGAGGCGACCCCCAGGCCGTCCCGAAGTGCGGGGCAGTCCGATAATCACCAGCGTGGGTGAGCCGCGGCGGAACCAGCCACTGATCCCGTTCGTCGGGCTGACCGAGGCAACGGTGCTGGCTGCTGTCCGAGGGAGCGGTGTACCCATGCAACGAATCAGGCCCGCCTTGAAGAAGCTACAGGAAGGGCTGGGCCTGCGCCACGCCCTTGCGCACAAGAGGCTGTATACGGATGGGGCCGAGTTGTTGTACGACTTCTCGGAGCGCCATCCTGATGAAGAGGCAGGTCGCGCCGCGCGACGGTTGGTGGTCATCCGCAACCGTCAGTGTGTCTTCACAGAAGCGATCGAGGAGTATCTACAAGGCTTCCAGTATTCCGAGGACGGCTATGTGGAACTTTTTCGAGTACCCGCGTATCGCCACGCGCAGGTCGTGGTGGACCCCACCCGATCATCTGGGGCACCCATCTTCGTAACGGGCGGATACCGGGTCGAGGATCTGGTTGGCCGGTTCCTTGCCGGCGAGTCAGTCGCGGAACTCAGGGAAGAGTTCGGTATTCCTACGGATCAGATAGAGGACGCTGTACGTGTCGCATCCCGAAGGGCTGCCTAA
- a CDS encoding BrxE family protein, with amino-acid sequence MLGVARLGEADMRGWWNCHGLDEVGSFVLERMLPRTWRSAALELDVLSARRRHEDALAERKSALHLFSDELPFRRWATAWLSEQKTADGVDELLVELGEWNADTAMSRIRDWTDEPAHGEVLAGGLRLGRVRMPNHHDMEALESIARRLGAAYLDLDESFRAPYLDLAA; translated from the coding sequence GTGCTCGGTGTGGCGCGCCTTGGCGAGGCTGATATGAGAGGCTGGTGGAACTGCCACGGCCTTGACGAGGTGGGCTCCTTCGTTTTGGAGCGCATGCTGCCTCGTACCTGGCGGTCGGCTGCGCTGGAACTCGACGTCCTGTCTGCTCGCCGGAGGCACGAGGACGCTCTTGCAGAGCGCAAGTCGGCGTTGCACCTCTTTTCCGATGAGCTACCTTTCCGCCGGTGGGCGACGGCCTGGCTTTCGGAACAGAAAACCGCCGACGGCGTGGACGAGCTTCTGGTTGAACTGGGCGAATGGAATGCCGACACGGCCATGAGCCGAATCCGCGACTGGACTGATGAGCCTGCGCATGGGGAGGTTCTGGCCGGCGGTCTGCGGCTGGGGAGAGTGAGGATGCCCAACCACCATGACATGGAGGCTCTCGAAAGCATCGCCCGCCGCCTCGGAGCCGCCTATCTCGATCTCGACGAGTCGTTCCGAGCGCCCTATCTCGACTTGGCGGCTTGA
- a CDS encoding DUF1819 family protein yields the protein MGKEYTSRLLKGGAVLEDTLRVVELWVPGLSPDENLHRISSENLLGKPSRARIDDLLYWVIQRRYVEPGSHLLPALKGLVPDRRAFTEACYYETSRDDDLLAAFAEGPIWERWRQGRLSVEIHDALGWLGELAKSGKVPEWSESVRSRSAQGLLSTLRDFGILTGATGGRRKEIAPPAMTPRGFAYVLWREHEQGASSHALATSRVWRRWLLNEEMVEDLFVRAALLGVLRFSRAGSSVRVDWLVERLEEVTGAAA from the coding sequence ATGGGCAAGGAATACACCTCGCGCCTGCTGAAGGGGGGCGCAGTTCTGGAAGACACCCTACGAGTGGTCGAGTTGTGGGTTCCTGGGTTATCGCCCGATGAGAACCTTCACCGAATCTCGTCTGAGAACCTGTTGGGCAAGCCTTCGAGAGCCAGGATCGACGACCTTCTCTACTGGGTGATTCAGAGGCGCTATGTAGAACCAGGCTCACACCTCCTCCCGGCGCTGAAAGGCCTGGTCCCGGATAGGCGGGCCTTCACGGAGGCCTGCTACTACGAAACGTCGCGGGACGATGACCTGTTGGCTGCGTTCGCGGAGGGACCGATTTGGGAACGGTGGAGACAAGGTCGACTGTCGGTCGAGATTCACGACGCGCTTGGCTGGCTCGGCGAACTGGCAAAGTCCGGCAAGGTACCCGAGTGGAGCGAAAGCGTCCGATCGCGGTCCGCCCAAGGGTTGCTCTCAACCCTGAGAGACTTCGGGATTCTGACGGGCGCAACCGGCGGCAGGCGGAAGGAGATCGCACCCCCCGCGATGACACCACGCGGTTTCGCCTATGTCCTCTGGCGGGAACACGAGCAGGGTGCCTCGTCGCACGCGCTGGCGACCAGCCGAGTCTGGCGCCGTTGGCTGCTCAACGAGGAGATGGTGGAGGATCTCTTCGTTCGCGCCGCCCTCCTCGGCGTCCTGCGGTTTTCACGAGCGGGGTCCTCAGTGCGCGTCGACTGGCTGGTTGAGCGGCTGGAGGAGGTCACTGGTGCCGCTGCGTGA
- a CDS encoding DUF1788 domain-containing protein, translating to MPLREELLAIGERIVTHFATGGEPPFILYQYLPTEEWKVRRDLGDLRRWLEATPRSINCAAISLADLFWQALEESGYLEELIAHEREATEASNSSALREVDTAVGEILREPPTLPDRVIGEVADCGDRTAVFLYRAGALYPAYRTSTLLDDLRGRLVRPVTLLYPGRLSGEYGLRFMGRNEPAYGYRALIVPREASV from the coding sequence GTGCCGCTGCGTGAGGAACTGCTCGCGATTGGGGAGCGCATCGTCACCCATTTCGCTACTGGTGGCGAGCCCCCGTTCATTCTCTACCAGTACCTGCCCACCGAGGAGTGGAAGGTTCGGCGCGACCTGGGGGACCTGCGGCGATGGCTCGAGGCGACCCCTCGTAGTATCAACTGCGCGGCGATTTCGCTGGCGGACCTGTTCTGGCAAGCTCTCGAAGAATCCGGATACCTTGAGGAGTTGATCGCACACGAACGCGAGGCGACTGAGGCATCTAACTCGTCGGCGTTGCGGGAGGTGGATACAGCGGTTGGGGAAATACTCCGCGAGCCGCCCACCCTTCCGGATCGTGTCATCGGCGAGGTAGCCGACTGTGGCGACCGGACCGCGGTGTTTTTGTACCGGGCGGGGGCGCTTTACCCCGCCTATCGAACCTCAACCCTGCTCGACGACCTACGAGGGCGCCTCGTCCGTCCGGTCACGCTTCTCTATCCGGGCCGTCTGTCCGGTGAGTACGGCCTGCGCTTCATGGGCCGTAACGAACCCGCCTACGGGTACCGGGCGTTGATCGTGCCCAGGGAGGCATCTGTATGA